The Agrobacterium vitis region CGGCGGCTACACCGATCAATGCCCCCGGCACCAGCCGCAACCGGGCTGGCCGCAATTTCTCCCAGCCAACCATGGCCAGCAAAGAGATCAGGCCGATCATGAGCGCCATGCTGTGATTGCTCATGCCGCCGCTGATCACCTTGCCGATGGTCTCATCCATGGCGGCAACATTTTCAACGCCACCGGCGGCGGGCTTGGCATCCATCAAGACATGGATCTGACCTAGCACGATCAGGATACCGATTCCCGCCAGCATGCCATGCACGACGGCAGGCGAAATGGCGCGAAACCAGGAGCCGAGCTTGAGATAGCCGGCCAGGACCTGCAAAAATCCTGCGACGATCAGCACCGGCCCCAGAAGAACAAGTCCGTATTCCTCGACGAAGCCGAAGACGATCACCGCAAGGCCGGCCGCCGGGCCTGAGACCTGCAAGGGGGAACCGGCGATGACGCCGATAACAATGCCGCCGACAATGCCGGAGACGAGGCCCATCGCCACCGGCACGCCGGACGCGATGGCAATGCCGAGGCACAGCGGAATGGCGACGAGAAAGACGACAATGGACGAGGCAATGTCCCGTGTCAGAGCTGAACTGGTTTTTTCCATCGCCTCACTCCGCCGCCACCGCTACGAAAGGATCGGCCATGATATGCGGCGTGGCACGCCCGGAAACCGCCACCGGCAGCGGCTTTTCACCTTCGATCACCAGGAAGCGTTTCTCCGCGCCATCGTAGACCTGCACCTCCCCGGTCTCGATGTCGAAGAACCAGCCATGCAGGTTAATGTCATTGGTGGCGAGTTTGGCGGCGACCGAGGGGTGGGTCTTCAGGTGATCGAGTTGAATGACCACATTTTCCATCGCCACGGCCCGCACCTTGTCCTTGTGCGGCAGATCGTCAGGATAGGCCTCGCAGACGATGGAATAAGCGGCCTGGCTATGGCGCAACCAGGCGGCCACATTGGGCATTGGCGCCAGCAGTTCGTGATTGCACAGACCCTTCATGGCACCGCAATCGGAATGGCCGCACACAACGATGTCGCGCACCCCAAGCGCCACGACAGCATATTCGATGGCCGAGGAAACACCGCCATTCATGGTCGAGAACGGTGGAACGATATTGCCCGCGTTGCGGCATACGAACAATTCGCCAGGGCCGGACTGGGTAATCACTTCCGGCATGACCCGGCTGTCGGCGCAGGAAATCATCAAGGCCTGAGGCTGCTGCCCTTCCCGGGCCAGTTTGCGATAGAGACCCGAATGGGTCGGAAATACTTCTTCCCGAAAATTCGAAACGCGCTTCAAAAAATCACTCATTGCAAAAGTCCTCCTGATAAATAGCTGGCTAGATATTGAAGCCGGGATGCATTGCATCCGTGTCGTGAGCTACGCGGATTTGAAACAGCAATCCGGCTGGTTATCGTGCAGGGCTGGACCAAACCGATCCCTTTAACTATTCCCTACCCACACAACCAAGAGTAATTCATTTCGAGGACGAAAATGTGATTTCTGTTGCTACGCAGCAAAAACATCAATCACTTTTCCGTTATTATTTCAAAATCTCGTTTATCGATCGGTAAAAATTCCAGAAATTTTACATATGAATTACAACGATTTGAATGCTAAACTTGATGAATGTCATTGCGATTTAAAATATTGAAATTTTCAAATTCTGTTCAATTCCACGAGTCCTTATCAAAGCACAGCTATTTTTCCGCGCCGCAATATTAAATCAAAATACTCTCTTAGGATGCATAGAGAAAAGCAAATATCATGGCACTCTCTTAGTCTTGCGCGACAATAAAGAGACGGATGTCACGTCACGGACCCGCACGTCGACAGGGTCATTTCCGACAGTGTTTGCTTGAGTATTGGCCGTTGCCAATGCTGAAAGATAAAAATGCGAAGACATTACAAATGGGTTGAGCAAACCCGCGTCTTGTGAAACGCTTACATTTACAGGATCTTTTTTGCGTCAAGAATGTCGCAAAATGAATACTGTGAAATTGCAGGTGCCGCAGGTCGGCATCGCATATCCTGCGGATAGGCAAAGCCCGACCCCGCCCCAAACCGTGGCCACCAACCAAAGCCACAAACCGTGATGGACCGCCCGCATGCCCGATACAATTCTCGACCGTTTCCTGCGCTATGTCGTCATCGACACACAATCAGACCCCGAATCAACCAGCCAGCCCTCCACGGAAAAACAGAAAAACCTCGGCCATGTACTGGTGAGCGAATTGCTGGCCATGGGCCTGTCCGATGCGCATCTGGATGAGCACGGCAATGTCTATGCGACCATTCCCGCCAATGTCGACAAGCCGGTTCCGGTGATCTGCTTCTGCTCGCATATGGATACGGCACCGGATTTCACCGGCACGAATGTGAAGCCGCAGCTGCTGAAAAACTATCAGGGCGGAGATATCGTTCTGTCCGGCGACGCCAATCAGATCATCCGGGTCAGCGACAATCCGCAACTCACCACGCAAATCGGCCATGACATTGTCACCACCGACGGCACCACGCTGCTGGGTGCCGACGACAAGGCCGGTATTGCCGAAATCATGACGGCGGCGCAGTTCATCATCGACAATCCGCATATCCGGCATGGCGCCATCAAGATCCTCTTCACCACCGACGAAGAGATTGGCCGTGGGGCCGACAAGGTGGATCTGAAAAAACTGGGCGCAGCCTTTGGCTACACCATGGATGGCAGCACGGTCGGCGAGATCGAGAACGAGACATTTTCGGCGGACGGCGTGGATATCACCATTACCGGCGTTGCCATCCATCCCGGCACGGCCAAGGGCCGGATGGAAAACGCCATCAAGATCGCCAGCGCCATCATTGCCCGCCTGCCGAAGGACCAGACCCCCGAAACCACCGAGGGCCGCCAGGGCTTCATTCACCCCACCGACATCAGCGGCTCCATGGATGAAGCTCATCTGAAATTCATCATCCGCGATTTTGTGGATGAAGGCTTAGCTCAGAAAGAAGCGCTACTGGAAGAGATTACCCGCGATGTGATGCGCGACTACCCCGGATCGACCTACACATTCGAGGTCAAGCAGCAGTATCGCAATATGAAAGTGGTGCTAGACCAAGTTCCGATGGTGATGGACAATCTTGAGGAAGCGGTGCGCCGCGTTGGCCTCACCCCCGTGCTGCATAGCATTCGCGGCGGAACCGATGGCTCGCGCCTGTCCTTCATGGGTCTACCCTGCCCCAATATCTATACTGGTGGTCACGCCTATCACTCGCCACTTGAGTGGATAAGCGTTCAGGACATGGAAGTCGCAGTGAAAACCATTGTGGAACTGACAAAGGTCTGGGAAGAGCGGGCAGACTGACGCGCTATCGCGTCGTGCCGAAAACCGGTTTCCAGAGTACACGACGCAGACGCTTCCATCCGAGGCTACCCCCTCTGCCTTGCCAGGCATCTCCCCCTCAAGGGGGGGAGATCGATATGTGGAAACCATTCAACCGATCGAAACCTTTTCGTTTTCGACATCGTATGAGGTTCAATGACGTATACGTTGCTGACCTCTTGTCGATCTCCCCCCTTGAGGGGGAGGTGTCCGGCAGGACAGAGGGGGGGTAAACGGCACATTAAAACGTTTGCGTCGTTTACTCGAAATCGGTCTCCACTTTTCGGTACGATGCTGGATCAAACCAGATTGCGGCCCCGCATCCATGCTTCAAGCGCCGGTGTCCAGAGCACCGGCGGGTTTGGCGTTTTCGCCATGCTCCCCTCGCCCATGGCAAAGCCGTGACCGCCCTGCTCAAGTTCGACCAGATCGGCGGAAACACCGGCTTTGCGGCAAGCCGCCTGCATCAGTCGGGAGTGTTCAATATTGGCAACCGGATCGTCCTTGGCATGGGCCAGAAAGACCGGCGGGCAAGTGGAACTGACATGCGTTTCCACCGACCAGGCAGCAACATCGGCATCGCTTGGATGTTTGCCGACCATCTCGACCCGGGTCCAGGTATGGTTATAGGGAGCCTTCAAGGTGATGACCGGATAGGCCAGCAGGGTGAAATCCGGCCTTGCCGATAGCGTATCGGCAGCATCCACCGGCGAGTAGACCGGCTCGGCAAACCGGGTCGATAGCATGCCCATCAAATGCCCACCGGCGGAAAATCCCATGCTGCCAATTTTCTGAGGGTCGAGGCCAAGCGCATCACCCTGCGCCCGGATCAGCCGCAAGGCACGCTGGGCATCCTGCAATGGCGCACGCGGGCCGACAAACCAGCCTTCGCCCGGAAGACGGTAGGTGAGAATGAAAGCGGTAACGCCACGGGCGGCCAGCCATTGCGCAGCGGCCTCGCCCTCCTTGCGTTCCTCAACGAAATGATAGCCGCCGCCGGGTGCAATCAGTACGGCTGTACCATTAGGGGTTTGCGGACGGACCATCCGCAGGGTTGGCGTGGCGATCCGCAGCAATGCCGCCTTGTGAATGGTCCGCCTGCCAAGCCGAGGACCGCCACCGCCCGGAGCCCGGCCCGGCCAAAGCGGCACCTCACCGGGCGCCAGGGATGCGGCTTGCCCTGATGTCACGAGACCCAGGAAACTGAAAGAAGCAAGGCTCAGGACATGCCTGCGTCGGAGGGCTAAGGGACACTTGGTCATCAGCCATCATGGGCAGCCATTGCGGCACAACTTGGCCAGTCAGCAAGGCTCCAGGTTCAAAACCGTGGCATAAGCTCTATTCCGCAGCAGTGCGGCTATCCGGCATATCGGCCGCATTCGGATCACCCGGCTTGGTTTCTGATTCCAGATCGGGGAAGGCAACGATGCGCTTTCCGGAGAAGTCCGTATGCACCACGACCATGCCCTGCTCCTCGAAATAGCCAAGCAACCGACGGGCACGGCGGGCGGAATGCGTGCCATAGGCTCGGGCGATCCGCAAATCGGACGGGCAAGGCTCGGACCGGATGGCTGCCTTGGCAATCAGCAGGAAAACGCCCTGCAAGTCATCTGAAACCCGCGTTGATAAAGATAGCGCCTCCTGCCAGCGATCAGAGGATGCGGTTTCTTCATCGACATCAGCCCGTGCCACGGCGACACGGCGACGAAATTCACCCATCGCCATCGGTGGGCCGCCGACGCGGCGCATGCGGGCTCGAACCAGGAATTCCTGATAGAGAACGGAATCGGTGCGATAGGCAGCCTGTGGATCGTCGAGAATTTCTGCCAGCACCGCCGCCATCCGCTCCTCGCGTTCCTCGGCGGTGATTTCCGGCTGTGAGGATCTTTGTGGGGTGACATCCTCGACGCTCACCGGCGTTGCACGGGCCAGTTCGGCCAGAATATCGGTGGTCGGACGCGGGGCTGGCGGCGCACGGCGAACGAGCGGGCGGGTAAATTCTTCAGGATCCGGCGTGAAGATCAGATCTTCCACATCCTGCGGCGCATCGGGCAAGGGCATCAGCTTCGGACTGGAGGAGCGCGCCGATGTCTCCACATCACCGATGACGATCGGCAAGGGACGGCGTGACAGCGCCGGGCCAAGCGCGACGAAATTACCGCGCTTCAGGTCGCGGAACATTTCCGCCTGGCGGCGATCCATACCGAGAAGATCGGCGGCACGCGCCATATCGATATCGAGAAAGGTACGACCCATCAGAAAGTTGGAGGCTTCAGCCGCGACATTCTTGGCAAGCTTTGCCAGACGCTGCGTAGCGATCACACCGGCCAGGCCACGCTTTCGGCCACGGCACATCAGATTGGTCATCGCGCCCAGCGACAGTTTGCGGGCGTCTTCGGAGACATCGCCGCCAACCGAGGGTGCAAACATCTGCGCCTCGTCGACCACGACCAGCACCGGATACCAATACTCGCGCTCGGCATCGAACAAGCCGTTCAGGAACACACCGGCTGCGCGCATCTGCTGCTCGATATCCAACCCTTCCAGCGTCAGTACGCAGGAAACGCGGTGCTGGCGGATGCGGTTGGCAATCCCGATCAATTCGGCGTCACTGCGCTCCCCGTCTACGACCAGATGGCCGTATTTTTCCGAGAGCGTCACGAAATCCCCTTCGGGATCGATGATGACCTGCTGCACCCACTGGGCGGATTGTTCAAGCAGACGCCGCAGAAGATGCGATTTGCCGGAGCCGGAATTGCCCTGAACAAGAAGACGGGTTGCCAACAGCTCCTCGATATCGAGCCTGGCAGGTTGGCCACCCGCCACTGTTCCCATATCGATCCCGACCTGCACCTTTATAAACCCTCATGATGGAATGGTGGCGCATTCCTGGACCAGGAAGCAGCCACGTTGTTCAATCCGTGTTTCCTAACAGAAAGTAAAAGAAGATGCCTGTGTCTTCTCGTTGAAACCCACAGGCAATCGCGGATGAAATCAATCTGGATCGTCTGCCAGGACCGGCGAGACCAGCAGCTTGTCGATGCGCCGGCCATCCAGGTCGACGACTTCGAATTTCCAGCCATTCTTGACGAAGCTTTCGCCCAGCGCCGGAATGCGTTTCAACTCATCCAGCACATAGCCAGCGACGGTGGTGAAATCCGGATCGTCATCCACAGGCACACGGATATGCTCGATAAACTCGTCGATCGGTGTCCAGCCGGCCACCAGATAGGAACCGTCCTCACGCATCAGCAGGGCAGGCTCTTCCTCGCCCTCTTCCTGATAGGCACCGGTTATCGCCTCCAGAATATCGCCTGACGTGATAATGCCTTCGAAATGGCCGTATTCGTCATAGACCAGCACCATGTGCAGGACCGTCTTGCGGATTGACTGGATGATGTCGATGGCGCCGGCCAGATCGGATACGATCGGCACGTCGCTGATAATCGAGCGGATATCGACGGTGCCGCCATTGGCCAAGGCATCGTAAAAGTTTTTCACCAGCATGACCCCGACGATTTCGTCGGAATTGCCGTTGCGCACCGGCAACCGGGAATGCTGGCTTTTGCGCAATGTCTCGCGAATTTCTTCGATCGTGTCATCGACGCTGATCAGTTCGACATCGCGGCGCGGTGTCATCAGGCCACGGGCCGTGCGATCCGCCAGACGCATGACGCCGGAAATCATCTGTGATTCTTCCGATTCGATGACGCCGGCACTTTGTGCTTCGGCCAGAACCGTCTTGATTTCCTCATCGGTTACCGTGCCTGAGGATGCGCCCTTCTGGCCGAGCAGCGACAGCACAGCCCGCCCCGAGCCATCCAGCAGCCAGACCAGCGGCAGCGAGACCTTGGACAGGATCAGCATGGCGCCCGCCATGCGTGAGGCGATCAATTCGGGATTGCGCAACGCGATCTGCTTGGGCACCAATTCACCGACGATCAGCGACAGATAGGTGATGCCAACCACGACGCAGCCGACGCCAAGCGTACTGGCAAGTGCCTCAGACATCCCTTGCAGCAGGAGCCACTGGGTCAATCGAGCACCGAGAGTAGCCCCTGAAAACGCGCCGGATAGAACGCCGACAAGGGTAATACCGATCTGCACGGTCGACAAAAATCGGCCAGGATTTTCGGCCAACCGGATGGCGACGGCAGAACCGCGATGGCCGGCTTCGGCCAGAACTCTCAGACGCGCCGGACGGGCGGAGACGACCGCCAGTTCGGACATTGCCAATACGCCGTTCAAGATGGTGAGCAGGACAACAATGACGATTTCGGCAAACAAGCTGTTTCAAATCTCTTAGGAGCCGCATGGATGGCGGCGGGATAAAATCTGTAGCACAAGTCGCCGCCGCATTCCAAATGGCTCGCAACAATTTCAATGGATGGAACGTGGTTGTGAATATGCGGCCGCAAGTTTTGCTGAAAAAGCCAGATCACGCGAGAAGACAGAGCATATCGAGGCCTGAAAATGTTGACCCCTCAAGGGTTTGAGGGATTTTGTGCCATCAAAAGCCAATCTCCGCAGACATTCATAGCGGGTTTGCGTGCACAACTGACATTTATCAAGAAAAACAACCGCCGGGCGACCCCCGTAAAGACCATATTGACCAAGACTGCTTGAAAAACGATCAAGCATTTTTGGTATTTTTCCCCACCATGCCACGGCGCTTTCCGTATTATTGTAGGGCTGTTTATTTTCCAGATAATGGTGTTCTTCAAGCAGGCCAGATTTTATCGAATCCACAACAACACGTTGAATGTTCGGTAGTTTTTATCTGGAGCATTAAAATCCACTTCCGACCAATTCTACTTTAGCGACTTGGTCGCGGCATCACATTTCGGGTGAAGCGAAATAACAAAAAAAGATAGTTTGAAATCTTTAGATAGTTGACCCCCGCATGGCGTCCTATAAATATCGCCTCAATACAGGACGGGTACGGTTTAAAGTGTATCCACTTCTAAAATGATGAAACAACCTTGAATATCTACTGTTTTTACGAACACCTATAGCCCTTTGGGCGAGAAAGGTCTCGGAATGGCATTTTCCATTCGCGTTGATAAACTCATCCAGGCTCCGATCAGTCGCGTCTATAAAGCGTTTCTTGACGAGCAGGCTGTCGTGCAATGGATGCAAAGGAAGGACTTTACCTGCCAGCCGCTTCATTTCGATGCACGTGAGGGTGGCAGTTACAAGATTCGTTTTAGCAGCACCGCGTCAGATTTAAGCTACGTGATGATCGCCGAATTCGACGAATTGGTCCTCAACGAGCGCATCCGCTACACGGAAAGAATGGACGATCCGTTCTGGACTGCGCGAGTCGAGACCATCATCCAGCTGAAACCGGCTACAATCGGAACCGACCTGACAATCACCCAGTCCGGCATCCCGGACACGGTATCGCAAGAAGGCGTAAAACAGGCTTGGGACGAATGTCTGGGGCAGCTTGCCAGCCTGGTCGAACGGCTGGCTGAGAGCCTGCAAGCGCGAACGCGCTAGAGTCTTCCAGGCTCAGATTGAACCACAGTACACGCCGCAAAGGTTTTGATCCGGGTTCACCCCCTCTGTCCTGCCGGACAGAGGGGGGTAAGCGGCACATAAAAACCTTTGCGTCGTGTACTGTGATATTAAAAAAGCAGGATCTAAAATATTCATCTGGCCACTGGCAGTGACAAATGTCAGGCTGCCGCGACACGCAGGCCAAAACCCTGCATCAGCCGGTGGGTGGAAAAGACCGGTTGGCCGGAGGTAAAGACCGCGAAATCGTAGTCGTCCGAATGCGCACCCTCGTCCACATCAGGCACCAGACGCCGCGCCTGGCGGGCGATGGCTTCCGCAGGATCAAGCCAATCTACCGGCCAGGGAGCCAGCTTGCGGAAGACATTGGCAAGAAACGGATAATGGGTACAGGCGAGCACGACGATATCGGTCTTCGCGCCTTGTTTTTCGATGAAGCAGGGCGCGATCTCAGCATTCAGCGCCGCGTCTTCTACCGGCTCACCGCGAATATAGGCTTCAGCCAGCCGGGCCAGATGTTGAGAGCCAACGAGGTTGACCTCGCACTGGCTGGCAAAGGACTGGATCAGATCGCGGGTATAGGCGCGCTTGACGGTGCCGGGCGTGGCCAGCACGGAAATCAGCCCGGAACGGCTGCGCTCTGCGGCTGGCTTAATGGCGGGCACCGTGCCAATGAAGCGCATGCCGGGAAAGGCTTCGCGCAACGCGGCACCGGCCAGCGTGAAGGCCGTATTACAGGCAACGATCACCGCCTCGGGATCATATTGCGCCAGAAGCGATGCAAACAAGGAGACGATCCGCGTTTTGAGCGGCTCCTCCTCCCAATTGCCATAGGGAAAACCAGCATCGTCGGCGATATAGATAAAGCCGCGCTCCGGCATCAGCACCCGCGCTTCACGCAGGACGGTCAAGCCGCCAATACCGGAATCAAAGACCAGGATCGGTTTTAGTTTAGTCCTGGTCTCGTTCATGCCCGCTACCATCCGCTTCGTCCCTCTCAATGCCATCCACTGCGTCGCCCTCCAAAGGCGCTCCAGCGCCGCGCGGATTGCGGCGGGAGAAGCGGTCGAGTGACGAGACCACGCCACGCATGACATTGATTTCTGGCGAGGTGAAACCACGTCGCGTCAGCACGGCGCGCAGATTGTCGATCATTCGTGCCTTTTTGTGGATTGGGCGGAAATATCCCCTGGCATCGAGCGCATCCTCCATATGCTCGAACAGACCGATGACCTCCTCCTTGCTGGCAGGCAATTGGTCGACCCCCTGAAACGGCGTCTGGGTAACGTCCTCCATGGTGGATTTCATCCACTCATAAGACATCAGCAGCACGGCCTGAGCGATGTTCAGCGACGCGAAAGCGGGATTGACCGGAAACGTGACGATTTCATCGGCCAGAGCCACATCCTCATTCTTCAGACCGGATTTTTCACGTCCGAAAAGAATTCCGGTTTTTTCACCGGCCAGAAACCGGGTTCGCAAGGTTGCGGCCGCGGTCACCGGCGAGGCCACGGGTTTGAAATTGTCCCGTTGGCGCGCCGTGGTCGCATAGACGAAATTCAGATCGGCCAGTGCTTCTTCCAGCGTATCGTAAAGCTTGGCGCCATCGATGACATGATCGGCCTTGGATGCGGCGGACCGGGCTTTTTCCGAGGGCCAGCCGTCACGCGGATTGACCAGACGCAGCTCCGCCAGCCCGAAATTCGCCATGGCACGGGCCACCATGCCGATATTCTCACCCAATTGCGGTTCCACCAGAATAATCGCCGGTCCCTCGGCGATAAGCTCACGCTCGCTGTTCGTGCCTGCCATAGCGCCTTTCCTGCAATAATTCACTTAACCCTGCAAATTTACGCCTGCATGGGCATAAACAGCCCAAAATGCAAGAGGCGGAGGGCAACGCACGCTCAAGCTAAAATGAAGTCCACACGCGGCTTCCTGTTTGCCTTGGCTTGCGAGAATGCTATAGGCAACTCCGGTCATATGGACAGAGACGCGGTCGAATTGAAGCCGCCCTATCGATGAGGAAGACTTATGCAAAAGATCAAGGTTGCCAACCCGGTCGTCGATCTCGACGGCGATGAAATGCCCCGTATCATCTGGCAGTTCATCAAGGAAAAGCTGATCCTTCCCTATCTCGATCTCGAGATTGAATACTACGACCTCTCGGTAGAAAACCGCGATGCAACCAATGACCAGGTAACGATCGATTCCGCCCACGCCATCAAGAAGCACGGCGTCGGCATCAAATGCGCCACCATCACGCCCGACGAAGCCCGCGTGAAGGAATTCAACCTGAAGGAAATGTGGAAAAGCCCGAACGGCACGATCCGCAACATCCTCGGCGGCGTTATTTTCCGCGAGCCAATCATCTGCAAGAACGTGCCGCGCCTCGTTCCCGGCTGGACCCAGCCGATCGTTGTCGGCCGTCATGCCTTCGGCGACCAGTATAAGGCAACCGATTTCAAATTCCCCGGCAAGGGCAAGCTGACCATCAAGTTCGTCGGCGAAGACGGCCAGGTCATCGAGAAGGACGTGTTCGATGCACCGTCCGCCGGTGTGGCCATGGCCATGTACAACCTGGATGATTCGATCCGCGATTTTGCCCGCGCTTCGATGAACTACGGCCTGATGCGCAAATGGCCCGTGTACCTGTCCACCAAGAACACCATTTTGAAGGCCTATGACGGTCGCTTCAAGGATATTTTCGAGGAAGTCTACCAGGCCGAATTCAAGGCTCAGTTCGACGCCGCCGGCATTACCTACGAGCATCGCCTGATCGACGACATGGTTGCCTCCGCGCTGAAATGGTCCGGCGGCTATATCTGGGCCTGCAAGAACTATGACGGCGACGTCCAGTCGGATACGGTTGCCCAGGGCTTCGGCTCGCTCGGTCTGATGACCTCGGTTCTGCTGTCGCCGGATGGCCGCACGGTGGAAGCCGAAGCCGCCCACGGCACCGTGACCCGTCACTATCGCCAGCATCAGAAGGGCCAGGAAACCTCGACCAATTCCATCGCCTCGATCTTTGCCTGGACACGTGGCCTCGCGCACCGCGCCAAGCTGGATGACAATGCAGAACTGGCCAAGTTCGCCCTCACCCTTGAAAAGGTTTGCGTGGACACGGTTGAAGCCGGCTACATGACCAAGGATCTGGCGCTCTTGATCGGTCCCGACCAGCCGTGGCTGTCGACCACCGCCTTCCTCGACAAGGTGGATGAAAACCTTCGGGCTGCAATGGCTGCCTGAGCCATCTCACGTTTTGCAAAACCCGGCCATCGCGCCGGGTTTTCGCGTTATTGGGAGAGCCACTGAAAATGGCCGTCCGTCTGCTGCATAATTCCATAAATCGGAGTCGCTTTAAGGATAAAATTATGCAGCGGATTTAAAGTGTTACAGGGCCGTGCGTTTTATAAAGCGCACGGCCCTGTAATGTCAGGCGATGCCTGCGCATCGCCAAACCTTCGTATTCTATGCATTTTTGGGGAAGAGAACACCATGACCGAGCAAGTCGTTTTATACACCAATCCCATGTCCAGAGGGCGCATCGTTCGCTGGATGCTGGAGGAGATCGGCCAACCCTATCAGACCGAATTCGTCGCCTATGGTCCCGCGATGAAGGCGGCGGATTATACTGCCATCAACCCGCTGGGCAAAGTCCCGGCTATCCGCCACGGCAAAACTGTTGTGACAGAAACGCCCGCCATTCTCGCCTATCTGGCCGATGCCGTTCCTGAGGCGGGCCTTGCTCCTGCCCTTGACAAGCGCGGCAGCTATTATCGCTGGCTGTTCTTCACCGCCGGTCCGGTGGAAGCCGCCGTCATTGGCCAGGCCTGTGG contains the following coding sequences:
- a CDS encoding NADP-dependent isocitrate dehydrogenase, encoding MQKIKVANPVVDLDGDEMPRIIWQFIKEKLILPYLDLEIEYYDLSVENRDATNDQVTIDSAHAIKKHGVGIKCATITPDEARVKEFNLKEMWKSPNGTIRNILGGVIFREPIICKNVPRLVPGWTQPIVVGRHAFGDQYKATDFKFPGKGKLTIKFVGEDGQVIEKDVFDAPSAGVAMAMYNLDDSIRDFARASMNYGLMRKWPVYLSTKNTILKAYDGRFKDIFEEVYQAEFKAQFDAAGITYEHRLIDDMVASALKWSGGYIWACKNYDGDVQSDTVAQGFGSLGLMTSVLLSPDGRTVEAEAAHGTVTRHYRQHQKGQETSTNSIASIFAWTRGLAHRAKLDDNAELAKFALTLEKVCVDTVEAGYMTKDLALLIGPDQPWLSTTAFLDKVDENLRAAMAA
- a CDS encoding glutathione S-transferase family protein gives rise to the protein MTEQVVLYTNPMSRGRIVRWMLEEIGQPYQTEFVAYGPAMKAADYTAINPLGKVPAIRHGKTVVTETPAILAYLADAVPEAGLAPALDKRGSYYRWLFFTAGPVEAAVIGQACGFAVPDERRGMVGYGNIDTMMDVVASAISASPYIAGESFSAADLYLASHLSFSLRVNSVPSRPVFTDYIARMTDRDAYRRANEIDAEAQAAATA